The Thalassotalea piscium sequence AGCGGCGCCATACAAGGCAATGCACCTTTAACACATAACGCTTGTTGAAAGTGAGCTGTTAGATACACATTTACCTTACAATGTGTATTACCCGACTCATATCGATAATAAGCCTGCATTGCCTCACAACGATCGGAGTCTTGATACACCTTATCTAGTTGGTCTTGTAGTTCATACAAAGCAGTTGTTGCCAAAATGGCATCTCCTAAGTTAATAGCATACCACTCTAGTTTATCTTTCAATCTATACCTCGAACTAATCTTTTGGTTGTAGTGTTTATTTCAGCCATATATCATCAAGCTCTTAAATCATGGTGAGTAAATTATTTGAACCGTTAAGTAATTGCTCAGTATTATTAATTCATTCAAAAATAATAAAAATACTCATTAGGAGTTGTTGTGTCTGATTGGATCTCCATTATCCCCCCTATTCTAGCCATAATCATTGTATTGTGGAAAAAAGAAGTTATTTTGGCGTTACTATTAGCCATTGCCAGCTCAGAGTTACTGATACTTTTTAGCTCATCCGAGGCTTATAGTCCACTTGCCGGCTTTGGCATTAGTACGGTAGAGCGCATTATTAGTGTATTTCAATCAGACGGAAATACCCGAATTTTAGTATTCTCGCTTCTCGTTGGCGCACTACTAGCTTTTATGCGCCAGTCTGGTGGTGTAACCGCTACGGTAAATGTATTAATTGATAAAGGATTAAGTGGTAGTGCAAGGCGCTCACGCTTTTTAGCTTTTTTTACCGGTGTTGCCATATTTATTGAGTCAAATTTAAGTGTATTAATGGCCGGTATTATTTCACGCGGCTTATTTGATAAGTTTGGCATGAGCAGAGCGCGACTTGCCTATATTATTGATAGTACCAGCGCGCCCATTTGTATTTTATTATTACTCAATGGCTGGGGTGCCTATGTGCTTGGGTTACTTAATACTTATGAATTAGAAGAGTCTGCCGTTTCAATATTAATTCAAACGATACCGCTCAACTTTTATGCCCTGATCACCTTAGTTATTGTAGTTTATACTTGCTGGACCGACAAAACTCATGGCCCATTAAAACAAGCCGAATTAAACCAACAAAAAGGCACAAAAAAATTAGAGTTAGATGTGCCGGCAAGCAAGCCTCGCTATATGTTAGTACCACTTATTACGTTATCGGTATCAATGGTCGCATTTATGTTTATCACGGGTAATGGCAACTTTGTTGAAGGTTCAGGTTCAAAATCTGTGCTTTATGCAACCACACTCGCTTGTTTAGTCGCTTATATTATGATGGTGGCAAGTAAACGTTTTACCCATAAAAAAATGACTGAAATTGGTTTTCAAGGCATATCTGAGCTATTACCTTTAGTTATGATTGTATTATTGTCGTTAGCATTAGGCGCAAGCTTGAAGGTGCTAGGAACCGGCACTTTTATTTCAGGTTTAGTCGCAGAAAATCTCCCTTTATTTTTAGTGCCTGCTGTTTTGTTTTTAGCCGGTGGCTTAATGTCTTTCACTACGGGAACATCTTGGGGCACATTTGCTATACTTATCCCTATAGGTATGCCTTTAGTCATTAACCTTGGTTTACCTGCGCCTTTATTACTCGCAGCAATACTCGGTGGCGGTGTCTTTGGCGATCATTGTTCTCCTATTTCAGATACCACCGCAGTGAGTGCGGTAGCTTCAGGCTGCGACTTACTCGAACATGTGCGCACTCAACTTCCTTATGCATTATTTGCCGGCGGTTTAACGATCCTTACCTACATTGCTTTTGGATTAATGTTTATTGGTGCTTAACTACAATTGCATCAATAACACTGCAGCTATCAACTAAAAAACGCCCTAATGGGCGTTTTTTGTATTTGGCTAAATAACCTGAGCTCAGGTTATATAAACCACGCAGGTTAAATTGCTCGTGCTCCTGCTCTATTAAAAAGCCGTAATGTACATTACGGCTTTTGAGCTTTACTTGGTGGTATCAATAAATTCTTGTTAAGTTAAACCGCTTATTTAATTGATATTTTATTTTTAATCACTAAACAACGCTTGTTATTTTGATGAGCAACTAACAATGCCCTTTTTGTACCGGTAGAAAGGTCTTTATTGTCAGCTATTGCTTTTTCTAAACGAGCAACACTTTCTGTTGTACAGCTTGTTGGGATCATAGTGCCTGCATAGGTTCGCATAAATACATGATCATGTGCTTTATCAACTTCAGCAAGCATTGCTATTCGGCTATCAGCCGTTAGCTCATTAAGTGCCGTTTGCTCAGAAGGATACATAGCCCCCATTGCTGCACGAAGTTTTGCATAAGGCATTGGGTTTTCAGTTGCATGTATATTGGCTAGCCATAAGGTTTTAGTTGCTGTATCAGGACGAATGACTTGTGCAGAAATTGCTGACTTTATTCCTGTATCTGAGTTATCAGCTTGTTGCTCTTTTTCAAGTAACGCTAAGGCTTGAGGAT is a genomic window containing:
- a CDS encoding Na+/H+ antiporter NhaC family protein — its product is MSDWISIIPPILAIIIVLWKKEVILALLLAIASSELLILFSSSEAYSPLAGFGISTVERIISVFQSDGNTRILVFSLLVGALLAFMRQSGGVTATVNVLIDKGLSGSARRSRFLAFFTGVAIFIESNLSVLMAGIISRGLFDKFGMSRARLAYIIDSTSAPICILLLLNGWGAYVLGLLNTYELEESAVSILIQTIPLNFYALITLVIVVYTCWTDKTHGPLKQAELNQQKGTKKLELDVPASKPRYMLVPLITLSVSMVAFMFITGNGNFVEGSGSKSVLYATTLACLVAYIMMVASKRFTHKKMTEIGFQGISELLPLVMIVLLSLALGASLKVLGTGTFISGLVAENLPLFLVPAVLFLAGGLMSFTTGTSWGTFAILIPIGMPLVINLGLPAPLLLAAILGGGVFGDHCSPISDTTAVSAVASGCDLLEHVRTQLPYALFAGGLTILTYIAFGLMFIGA